The Nitrospiraceae bacterium genome window below encodes:
- the treZ gene encoding malto-oligosyltrehalose trehalohydrolase, translated as MLHATPHDERWTLDLGACIQQDGEVVFRVWAPFVEKVAVRLLGDAEATIPMTRDERGYHTTAPLLVRPGTEYLYRLDDRVERPDPASRFQPHGVHGASVVVAPADFSWSDQQWRGLQANTLVLYELHTGTFTEAGTFDGIRDRLAYLKHEVGITAIELMPVAQCPGRRNWGYDGAYPFAPQANYGGPEGLKRLVNACHEAGLAVILDVVYNHFGPEGTYVHEFGPYFTDRYRTPWGAALNYDGPDSDEVRHFIISNALYWVTEYHIDGLRLDAVHGIYDFSARHILDEIRSAVHRQAERLRRQILVIAESDLNDARLLAPPESGGYGLDAQWNDDFHHGLHVALTGERNGYYQDFEGLPDMASAYRHGFVYRGQRSPLRRRRHGNDPGQLPPSKFVLFAQNHDQIGNRAVGDRLSTLVCREALDVAAAAVLLSPQIPLLFMGEEYGERAPFLYFVDHGDPGLREAVRIGRRREFAPLGWPPDHIPDPSDPTVFTRSRLDWSRERTAEERSRLEWTRRLIRLRTQLCLAMTSGPVHCRPSGHPDVLLLEWTTDLVEPCTSLLLILGLNAAPASIDPTGPIGGWTLETDSIPTHSGPHGHEPMLPQRLVMSAPHTTLHLPAFVVGLYQNQSPITTSHTAPQRPNPSPHV; from the coding sequence ATGTTGCATGCCACACCGCATGACGAACGCTGGACCCTCGACCTCGGGGCTTGCATCCAGCAAGACGGGGAAGTGGTGTTTCGAGTGTGGGCTCCGTTCGTAGAGAAGGTCGCCGTTCGCCTGCTCGGCGATGCGGAGGCCACTATTCCGATGACGCGGGACGAGCGCGGCTACCATACGACGGCCCCCCTGTTGGTCCGGCCCGGGACGGAATATCTGTATCGCCTGGACGATCGCGTCGAACGGCCTGACCCTGCGTCCCGTTTCCAGCCCCATGGGGTCCATGGGGCCTCGGTCGTCGTGGCCCCGGCCGATTTTTCCTGGTCGGATCAGCAGTGGCGGGGGCTGCAGGCCAATACGTTAGTGCTGTACGAACTCCACACCGGCACGTTCACGGAAGCCGGCACCTTCGACGGCATCAGAGACCGGCTGGCCTATCTGAAGCATGAGGTCGGCATCACCGCGATCGAGCTGATGCCGGTCGCGCAGTGCCCGGGCCGGAGAAACTGGGGCTACGACGGCGCCTATCCCTTCGCGCCCCAGGCCAACTATGGAGGCCCGGAAGGGCTGAAGCGATTGGTGAATGCCTGTCACGAGGCCGGGCTCGCCGTCATCCTCGATGTGGTGTACAACCATTTCGGCCCCGAGGGCACCTACGTGCACGAGTTCGGTCCCTACTTCACGGATCGGTACCGCACGCCTTGGGGCGCGGCGCTGAACTATGATGGACCGGACAGCGACGAGGTCCGCCACTTCATCATCAGCAATGCCCTGTACTGGGTCACCGAGTACCACATCGACGGACTGCGCCTGGATGCCGTACACGGCATCTACGATTTCAGCGCGCGCCATATCCTCGATGAGATCCGATCGGCGGTGCATCGTCAGGCTGAGCGCCTCCGACGACAAATCCTCGTCATCGCCGAAAGCGACTTGAACGATGCACGGCTACTTGCCCCGCCGGAATCGGGAGGCTATGGCCTCGACGCCCAATGGAATGATGATTTTCACCACGGCTTGCACGTGGCGCTGACGGGGGAACGCAACGGGTATTACCAGGATTTTGAGGGGCTCCCGGATATGGCTTCGGCCTACCGCCATGGATTCGTCTACCGGGGCCAACGTTCGCCTCTCCGTCGCCGACGGCATGGCAATGATCCTGGACAGCTCCCGCCATCAAAATTCGTGCTGTTCGCGCAAAACCATGACCAAATTGGAAACCGGGCGGTCGGAGACCGATTGAGCACATTGGTATGCCGCGAAGCCTTGGATGTCGCGGCGGCGGCGGTCCTGCTGTCGCCCCAGATTCCGCTGTTGTTCATGGGGGAGGAGTATGGCGAGCGGGCGCCATTTCTCTATTTCGTCGATCACGGAGACCCCGGACTGCGGGAAGCGGTCCGGATCGGCCGGCGCCGGGAGTTCGCCCCCCTCGGTTGGCCCCCCGATCACATTCCCGACCCGTCGGACCCCACTGTGTTCACGCGAAGCCGGCTGGATTGGAGCAGGGAACGCACGGCCGAGGAACGCAGTCGACTGGAGTGGACGAGGCGCCTGATCCGGCTGCGGACACAACTGTGCCTGGCCATGACCAGCGGCCCGGTGCACTGCCGGCCATCTGGGCACCCGGACGTGCTTCTGCTGGAATGGACGACCGATCTGGTCGAACCCTGCACATCGCTGCTGCTGATCCTCGGCCTGAACGCGGCACCAGCCTCGATCGATCCCACAGGGCCGATCGGCGGGTGGACGTTGGAAACTGACTCGATTCCGACTCATTCGGGTCCGCATGGCCATGAGCCCATGCTTCCGCAACGACTGGTAATGTCCGCTCCCCATACGACGCTTCACCTTCCAGCATTCGTGGTCGGTCTGTACCAGAACCAGTCGCCCATCACTACCTCGCACACGGCGCCTCAGAGGCCAAATCCCTCGCCGCACGTCTAA